In one Sebastes umbrosus isolate fSebUmb1 chromosome 13, fSebUmb1.pri, whole genome shotgun sequence genomic region, the following are encoded:
- the LOC119500759 gene encoding olfactory receptor 4D10-like, with amino-acid sequence MENSTEIVSFVLAAYGNIGKLKYLYFSIMLLWYLSICVFNTILIVVIYMDRRLHEPMYILSCNLFVNEIGGSTSVYPILLSQMFSDTHEVTLPWCFLQMCCLYTCGSVEFCSFAAMAYDRYVCICHPLHYNVIMSTGRVGVIILIIWMYSFVNFIFSFSLIINLTFCGNVIDKVFCDHHLVIKLACSVSILHSISDLLFAFITMVIPFILISVSYMKILSVCLNTSKENKQKAVTTCTPQIVTLSNMFVGCIFHFMDSRFDAAHVPDKVRIILSVYLLICQPMITPFIYGLKLPKIRQSCKRFLFENRK; translated from the coding sequence atggagaacTCAACTGAGATTGTGTCTTTTGTGCTGGCTGCCTATGGTAACATTGGAAAGTTAAAATACCTGTATTTCAGCATAATGCTGTTATGGTACCTCTCCATTTGTGTATTCAATACAATTCTTATTGTGGTCATATATATGGACAGAAGGTTGCATGAGCCGATGTATATATTATCATGTAATTTATTCGTTAATGAAATAGGTGGCAGCACATCAGTTTATCCTATTCTGCTCTCACAGATGTTTTCAGATACCCATGAAGTGACCCTGCCATGGTGTTTTCTGCAGATGTGTTGTCTCTACACATGCGGTTCTGTTGAGTTTTGCAGTTTTGCAGCCATGGCATACGACAGATATGTCTGTATCTGTCATCCTTTACACTACAATGTCATTATGAGCACAGGGAGAGTAGGTGTGATCATTCTGATTATATGGATGTATTCATTTGTTAactttatattctcattttcattaatcATCAACTTGACATTTTGTGGAAATGTCATTGACAAAGTGTTTTGTGACCACCACTTAGTAATTAAACTTGCATGTTCAGTTTCAATACTTCATAGCATATCTGACCTGCTTTTTGCCTTTATAACTATGGTTAtcccatttattttaatttcagtttctTACATGAaaattttgtctgtttgtctgaatacatctaaagaaaacaagcaaaaagCCGTCACCACGTGCACACCCCAGATTGTCACATTGTCAAATATGTTTGTCGGCTGCATTTTTCACTTTATGGATTCCAGGTTTGATGCGGCCCATGTACCGGATAAAGTGCGCATTATTTTATCTGTATATCTCCTAATCTGCCAACCAATGATCACCCCCTTTATATATGGACTTAAACTACCAAAAATAAGACAATCATGTAAAAGATTTCTGtttgaaaatagaaaataa
- the LOC119500757 gene encoding olfactory receptor 6N2-like, translating into MDNRTVSFYFNLTMFVNIGHYRYPAFVFCLLLYSFIVCANLVIILVISRERTLHEPMYIFIACLSVNSLYGSTGFLPRFLMDLLSDTHLISRPACLTQIYIIYTYASYELTILGIMAYDRYVAVCHPLHYHRKMTSKTVFKLAALAWIVPAFGITTCIYLAARLPLCGNEIQKVFCANWNVVKLACVTTVVNNIVGLLLTIVTAFLPLFYVLYTYSRIVVVCLKSSAEFKGKVLQSCLPHVVSFVIYSITAFCDIALSRYNIEEINPYVAVILSLEFVVIPPVLNPLVYGLKLPEIRKHILRMLSWYKIIS; encoded by the coding sequence ATGGATAACCGTACTGTTTCCTTTTACTTTAACCTCACCATGTTTGTGAACATTGGACACTACCGCTatcctgcttttgttttttgcctCCTGCTCTACAGCTTCATTGTCTGTGCTAATCTTGTCATAATACTGGTCATATCTCGAGAGAGAACTCTACATGAGCCcatgtatatttttattgcatgtttATCTGTCAACTCCCTGTATGGTTCTACTGGTTTCCTCCCCAGATTCCTCATGGACCTGCTGTCTGATACTCATTTAATCTCTCGCCCTGCTTGTTTAACTCAGATctatattatttacacatatgcATCCTATGAATTGACCATTCTTGGCATTATGGCATATGATCGATATGTTGCTGTATGTCATCCTTTACACTATCACAGAAAGATGACCTCTAAAACTGTTTTTAAGTTGGCAGCTTTGGCTTGGATTGTTCCAGCCTTTGGTATtacaacatgtatttatttggctGCCAGGCTTCCTTTATGTGGTAATGAGATACAAAAAGTGTTTTGTGCCAACTGGAACGTTGTAAAATTAGCATGTGTTACCACTGTTGTCAACAACATTGTAGGTTTGCTTTTGACCATAGTTACAGCTTTCCTTCCGCTTTTTTATGTCCTTTACACCTATTCGCGAATTGTGGTTGTTTGTTTGAAAAGCTCAGCAGAATTCAAAGGGAAAGTATTGCAGAGCTGTCTGCCACATGTTGTTTCCTTTGTGATTTATTCTATCACAGCATTTTGTGATATTGCCTTGAGTCGGTATAATATTGAAGAGATAAATCCATACGTGGCTGTTATTCTGTCCCTGGAGTTTGTTGTTATTCCTCCAGTTCTGAATCCTCTCGTGTATGGCCTTAAATTACCAGAAattagaaaacacattttaaggaTGTTATCATGGTATAAAATAATCTCttaa
- the LOC119500760 gene encoding olfactory receptor 7G1-like — protein sequence MENSTEIVSFVLAAYGNIGELKYLYFTIMLLWYLSICVFNTILIVVIYMDRRLHEPMYILSCNLFVNEIGGSTTVYPLLLSQMFSDTHEVTLPWCFLQMCCLYTCVSVEFCSLAAMAYDRYVCICHPLHYNVIMSTGRVGVIILIIWMYSFVNFIFSFTLVIKLTFCGNVIDKVFCDHHLVIKLACSVSILHSISDLLFAFMTIVIPFNLILVSYMNILSVCLNTSKENKQKAVNTCTPQIVSLSNLFVGCFFHFVDSRFNVAHVPDKVRIILSVYLLVCQPMITPFMYGLNLTKVRQSCKRFLFDRK from the coding sequence atggagaacTCAACTGAGATTGTGTCTTTTGTGCTGGCTGCCTATGGTAACATTGGAGAGTTAAAATACCTGTATTTCACCATAATGCTGTTATGGTACCTCTCCATTTGTGTGTTCAATACAATTCTTATTGTGGTCATATATATGGACAGAAGGTTGCATGAGCCGATGTATATATTATCATGTAATTTATTCGTTAATGAAATAGGTGGCAGCACAACAGTTTATCCTCTTCTGCTCTCACAGATGTTTTCAGATACCCATGAAGTGACCCTGCCATGGTGTTTTCTGCAGATGTGTTGTCTCTACACatgtgtttctgttgagttttgCAGTTTAGCAGCCATGGCGTATGACAGATACGTCTGTATCTGTCATCCTTTACACTACAATGTCATTATGAGCACAGGGAGAGTAGGTGTGATCATTCTGATTATATGGATGTATTCATTTGTtaactttattttctcatttacattaGTCATCAAATTAACATTTTGTGGAAATGTCATTGACAAAGTGTTTTGTGACCACCACTTAGTAATTAAACTTGCATGTTCAGTTTCAATACTTCATAGCATATCTGACCTGCTTTTTGCCTTTATGACTATTGTTATCCCATTTAATCTCATTTTAGTTTCTTACATGaacattttgtctgtttgtctgaatacttctaaagaaaacaagcaaaaagCCGTCAACACGTGCACACCCCAGATTGTCTCACTGTCAAACTTGTTTGTCGGCTGCTTTTTTCACTTTGTGGATTCCAGGTTTAATGTGGCCCATGTACCGGATAAAGTGCGCATTATATTATCTGTATATCTCCTTGTTTGCCAACCAATGATCACCCCCTTTATGTATGGACTTAACCTAACGAAAGTAAGACAATCCTGTAAAAGATTTCTGTTtgatagaaaataa
- the LOC119500754 gene encoding olfactory receptor 4E1-like, with protein sequence MSNTSGIVLFSLSGFSATVNYRVTLFSLTLVCYCLIVVVNVCLVLTIILDQNLHEPMYVFLCSLCINGIYGAAGFYPKFVFDLLSDIQVISYEGCLLQVFVIYSNTKIDYSILVLMAYDRYVAICRPLEYHSVMSVRKTAVLLGFSWLVPLCCELMVGTLTSTLKLCGSHIDKLYCENWSVVKLACGSTRANDIVGLIVIAFYCAHVLIIVCSYVQLVKSALKSREGRRKFTQTCVPHLLCLLNVTAALLFDVMYSRYGSASVPQTLKNFMAIQFLIIPPIINPVIYGLILTKIRKRMIYLCMMAAQRLRLTLKV encoded by the coding sequence ATGAGTAATACATCTGGTATAGTTCTATTTTCTCTGTCTGGCTTCAGTGCCACTGTGAACTACAGAGtcacacttttctctctcactttaGTATGTTATTGTCTCATTGTGGTGGTAAACGTGTGTCTCGTTTTAACCATAATATTGGATCAAAACTTACATGAACCCATGTATGTCTTTTTGTGTTCTTTGTGCATCAATGGAATTTATGGGGCTGCAGGCTTTTATCCTAAATTTGTATTTGATCTGCTGTCTGATATTCAAGTTATATCATACGAAGGATGCCTTTTGCAAGTCTTTGTGATATACTCCAATACAAAAATCGACTACTCTATTTTAGTTCTAATGGCCTATGACAGATATGTGGCTATATGCCGACCCCTGGAGTATCACTCTGTAATGTCTGTGCGAAAGACCGCAGTGTTACTTGGTTTTTCCTGGCTTGTACCTTTATGCTGTGAGCTTATGGTTGGAACTTTGACATCTACACTGAAATTATGTGGCTCCCACATAGATAAACTCTATTGCGAGAACTGGTCAGTAGTTAAACTTGCTTGTGGCTCAACGAGAGCAAACGACATAGTTGGATTGATTGTTATCGCTTTCTATTGTGCACATGTCCTCATCATTGTGTGTTCTTATGTGCAGTTGGTAAAATCAGCTTTGAAATCCAGAGAGGGCAGGAGAAAGTTTACACAGACATGTGTGCCACATTTGTTATGTCTGCTTAATGTCACTGCCGCTTTGCTTTTTGATGTTATGTACTCGAGGTATGGATCAGCATCCGTGCCACAGACTTTAAAGAACTTCATGGCCATACAATTTCTCATAATTCCACCTATTATAAACCCTGTTATTTATGGACTGATCCTGACTAAAATTCGAAAGAGAATGATATATTTGTGTATGATGGCAGCTCAGAGATTGAGATTGACACTCAAGGTTTGA
- the LOC119500414 gene encoding olfactory receptor 10A3-like: MENSTHSFYLNLTMFMNIGHYRYLAFVFCLLIYSFIVSANFAMILLIIRERTLHEPMYIFIAFLSFNSLYGSAAFFPRFLVDLLSDTHLISRPACFTQIYIIYTYASYELTILSIMAYDRYVAVCHPLHYHRKMNTKTVYTLAFIAWVCPACNLTITLTTIVKLPLCGNTIQKVYCASWNIVKLSCVATAVNSIVATLGAIAIAAIPFSFIFYTYLRIVIACWKKSSEARGKVLQSCLPHVISFAIFSITSLTDAALSRRNLEEKNPFASVILSLEFLIIPPVMNPLVYGLKLPEIRKHIFKISCLKPRTKKDSCRTLPLSI, encoded by the coding sequence ATGGAAAACAGCACTCACTCTTTTTacttaaacctaaccatgttCATGAACATTGGGCACTACCGTTATCTGGCCTTTGTCTTTTGCCTCTTAATCTACAGCTTTATTGTGTCTGCTAATTTTGCCATGATATTGCTAATAATACGGGAGAGAACTCTACATGAGCCCATGTATATTTTCATTGCATTTTTATCTTTCAACTCTCTGTATGGTTCGGCTGCTTTCTTCCCCAGATTCCTCGTGGACCTTCTGTCCGATACTCATTTAATCTCTCGTCCTGCTTGTTTCACTCAGATctatattatttacacatatgcTTCCTATGAACTGACCATTCTCAGCATTATGGCATATGATCGATATGTTGCTGTATGTCATCCTTTACACTATCACAGAAAGATGAATACTAAAACCGTCTACACATTGGCATTTATTGCTTGGGTCTGTCCAGCCTGTAACCTTACAATTACCCTTACTACAATTGTCAAGCTTCCTCTGTGTGGTAACACGATACAGAAGGTATACTGTGCCAGCTGGAATATTGTAAAGTTATCATGTGTTGCCACTGCTGTTAACAGTATTGTTGCAACGTTGGGGGCCATAGCTATAGCCGCCATTCCCTTTAGTTTTATCTTTTACACCTATCTGAGAATTGTGATTGCTTGTTGGAAAAAGTCATCGGAGGCCAGGGGAAAAGTATTACAGAGTTGTCTTCCACATGTTATTTCATTTGCGATTTTTTCAATAACATCATTAACTGATGCTGCACTGAGCCGACGAAATCTGGAAGAGAAAAATCCATTTGCATCTGTAATATTGTCACTAGAATTTCTTATCATTCCTCCAGTTATGAATCCTCTTGTGTATGGCCTTAAACTTCCAGaaatcagaaaacacattttcaagaTATCATGCTTAAAACCCAGAACTAAAAAGGATTCCTGTAGAACATTACCATTATCTATTTGA
- the LOC119500756 gene encoding olfactory receptor 10J4-like, which produces MENSTQSFYFNLTMFMNIGHYRYLVFVFCLLIYSFIVSSNFAMILIIIREKTLHEPMYIFIAFLSFNSLYGSAGFFPRFLMDLLSDTHLISRPACFTQIYIIYTYASYELTILSIMAYDRYVAVCHPLHYHRKMNFKTVYTLAFFAWFCPACYLVVSIDLVVKLPLCGNTIQKVYCATWNIVILSCVTTAVNSVVAMLGAVVIAFLPFSFIFYTYLRIVVACWKKSSEVRGKVLQSCLPHVISFLIYSVTSFSDTVLSRLNLEEINPFLAVFLSLEFVVIPPVLNPLVYGLKLPEIRKHIVRMLSWYKIIT; this is translated from the coding sequence ATGGAAAACAGCACTCAGTCTTTTTACTTTAACCTAACCATGTTCATGAACATTGGGCACTACCGTTATCTAGTCTTTGTCTTTTGCCTCCTAATCTACAGCTTTATTGTGTCTTCTAATTTCGCCatgatattgataataataCGGGAGAAAACACTACATGAGCCCATGTATATTTTCATTGCATTTTTATCTTTCAACTCACTGTATGGTTCTGCTGGTTTCTTCCCCAGATTCCTCATGGACCTTCTGTCTGATACTCATTTAATCTCTCGTCCTGCTTGTTTCACTCAGATctatattatttacacatatgcTTCCTATGAACTGACCATTCTCAGCATTATGGCATATGATCGATATGTTGCTGTATGTCATCCTTTACACTATCACAGAAAAATGAACTTTAAAACCGTCTACACATTGGCATTTTTTGCTTGGTTCTGTCCAGCTTGTTACCTTGTAGTATCGATCGATTTGGTAGTCAAGCTTCCTCTGTGTGGGAACACTATACAGAAGGTATACTGTGCCACCTGGAATATTGTAATATTGTCATGTGTTACCACTGCTGTTAACAGTGTTGTTGCTATGTTGGGGGCCGTAGTTATAGCCTTCCTTCCCTTTAGTTTTATCTTTTACACCTATCTGAGAATTGTGGTTGCTTGTTGGAAAAAGTCATCAGAGGTTAGGGGAAAAGTATTACAGAGTTGTCTTCCTcatgttatttcatttttgatttattCAGTCACATCATTTAGTGATACTGTACTGAGCCGACTAAATCTTGAAGAAATAAATCCATTTTTGGCTGTTTTTCTGTCACTGGAGTTTGTTGTTATTCCTCCAGTTCTGAATCCTCTCGTGTATGGCCTTAAATTACCAGAAATTAGAAAACACATTGTAAGGATGTTATCATGGTATAAAATAATCacttaa
- the LOC119500753 gene encoding olfactory receptor 142-like has product MSNTSGIVLFSLSGFSATVNYRVTLFSLTLVCYCLIVVVNVSLILTIILDQNLHEPMYVFLCNLCINGLYGTAAFYPKFVFDLLSDIQVISYKGCLLQIFVIYTYATIDFSILALMAYDRYVAICRPLEYHTIMSVRRMAMFIAISWLVPFLCEVMVIGLTSTLKLCGSNIDKLYCENWSVVKLACSSTGANNIVGLIIIAFYCVHVIFIVCSYVQLIKSALKSREGRRKFTQTCVPHLLCLLNVTAALLFDVMYSRYGSASVPQNVRNFMAIQFLIMPPILNPIIYGLILTKIRYRLATLCMIAVQRFKLRPKV; this is encoded by the coding sequence ATGAGCAATACATCTGGTATAGTTCTATTTTCTCTGTCTGGCTTCAGTGCCACTGTGAACTACAGAGtcacacttttctctctcactttaGTATGTTATTGTCTCATTGTGGTGGTAAACGTGTCTCTCATTTTAACCATAATCTTGGATCAAAACTTACATGAAcccatgtatgtttttttatgtaatctgTGCATCAATGGACTTTATGGGACTGCAGCCTTTTATCCTAAATTTGTCTTTGATCTGCTGTCTGATATTCAAGTAATATCATACAAAGGATGCCTTTTGCAAATCTTTGTTATCTACACTTATGCAACAATTGATTTCTCTATTTTAGCTCTAATGGCCTATGACAGATATGTGGCTATATGTCGACCCCTGGAGTATCACACTATAATGTCTGTGCGAAGGATGGCTATGTTCATTGCTATTTCCTGGCTTGTACCTTTTCTCTGTGAGGTTATGGTTATAGGTTTGACATCTACACTGAAATTATGTGGCTCCAACATAGATAAACTCTATTGTGAGAACTGGTCAGTAGTTAAACTTGCTTGTAGTTCAACGGGAGCAAACAACATAGTTGGATTGATTATTATCGCTTTCTATTGTGTGCATGTCATCTTCATTGTGTGTTCTTATGTGCAGTTGATAAAATCAGCTTTGAAATCCAGAGAGGGCAGGAGAAAGTTTACACAGACATGTGTGCCACATTTGTTATGTCTGCTTAATGTCACTGCTGCTTTGCTTTTTGATGTTATGTACTCGAGGTATGGATCAGCATCCGTGCCACAGAATGTAAGGAACTTCATGGCCATACAATTTCTCATAATGCCCCCTATTCTCAACCCTATTATCTATGGACTGATCCTGACTAAAATCCGATACAGATTGGCAACTTTGTGTATGATAGCAGTTCAGAGATTTAAGTTGAGACCGaaggtttga
- the LOC119500752 gene encoding olfactory receptor 10A7-like — MENSTYSFYFNLTMFMNLGHYYYPAFVFCLLIYSFIVSANFAMILIIIREKTLHEPMYIFIAFLSFNSLYGSAGLFPRFLMDLLSDTHLISRPACFTQIYIIYTYTSYELTILSIMAYDRYVAVCHPLHYHRKMNSKIVYTLSFIAWVCPACNLTITISTLVKLPLCGNTIQKIYCASWNIVKISCVTTAVNSIAATLGAIAMAAIPFSFIFYTYLRIVVACWKKSSEVRGKVLQSCLPHVISFAIYSVTSLTDAALTRRNLEELNPFGAVILSLAFIVIPPVMNPLVYGLKLPEIRKHIFKISCLKPRAKKNSRRTVPSSTLTM; from the coding sequence ATGGAAAACAGCACTTACTCTTTTTACTTTAACCTAACCATGTTTATGAACCTTGGGCACTACTATTATCCAGCCTTTGTCTTTTGCCTCCTAATCTACAGCTTTATTGTGTCTGCTAATTTTGCTatgatattgataataataCGGGAGAAAACACTACATGAGCCCATGTATATTTTCATTGCATTTTTATCTTTCAACTCTCTGTATGGTTCTGCTGGTTTGTTCCCTAGATTCCTCATGGACCTTCTGTCTGATACTCATTTAATCTCTCGTCCTGCTTGTTTCACTCAGATctatattatttacacatatactTCCTATGAACTGACCATTCTCAGCATTATGGCATATGATCGATATGTTGCTGTGTGTCATCCTTTACACTATCACAGAAAGATGAACTCTAAAATTGTCTACACATTGTCATTTATTGCTTGGGTCTGTCCAGCCTGTAACCTTACAATAACCATTAGTACACTTGTCAAGCTTCCTCTGTGTGGCAACACTATACAGAAGATATACTGTGCCAGCTGGAATATTGTAAAGATATCATGTGTTACCACTGCTGTTAACAGTATTGCTGCTACGTTGGGGGCCATAGCTATGGCCGCCATTCCCTTTAGTTTTATCTTTTACACCTATCTGAGAATTGTGGTTGCTTGTTGGAAAAAGTCATCAGAGGTTAGGGGAAAAGTGTTACAGAGTTGTCTTCCACATGTTATTTCATTTGCGATTTATTCAGTCACATCATTAACTGATGCTGCACTGACCCGACGAAATCTTGAGGAGTTAAATCCATTTGGAGCTGTAATTTTATCACTAGCATTTATTGTCATTCCTCCAGTTATGAATCCTCTTGTGTATGGCCTTAAACTTCCAGaaatcagaaaacacattttcaagaTATCATGCTTAAAACCCAGAGCTAAAAAGAACTCCCGTAGAACAGTACCATCATCTACACTGACCATGTGA
- the LOC119500761 gene encoding olfactory receptor 1496-like, translating into MENSTEIVSFVLAAYGNIGELKYLYFTIMLLWYLSICVFNTILIVVIYMDRRLHEPMYILSCNLFVNEIGGSTTVYPLLLSQMFSDTHEVTLPWCFLQMCCLYTCVSVEFCSLAAMAYDRYVCICHPLHYNVIMSTGRVGVIILILWMYSFVNFMFSFSLVIKLTFCGNVIDKVFCDHHLIIKLACSVSILHGISDLLFALMTIVIPFNLILVSYIKILSVCLNTSKENKQKAVTTCTPQIVSLSNLFVGCIFDFVDSRYDVGHVPDKVRIILSVYLLICQPMITPFMYGLKLTKVRQSCKRFLFDRK; encoded by the coding sequence atggagaacTCAACTGAGATTGTGTCTTTTGTGCTGGCTGCCTATGGTAACATTGGAGAGTTAAAATACCTGTATTTCACCATAATGCTGTTATGGTACCTCTCCATTTGTGTGTTCAACACAATTCTTATTGTGGTCATATATATGGACAGAAGGTTGCATGAGCCGATGTATATATTATCATGTAATTTATTCGTTAATGAAATAGGTGGCAGCACAACAGTTTATCCTCTTCTGCTCTCACAGATGTTTTCAGATACCCATGAAGTGACCCTGCCATGGTGTTTTCTGCAGATGTGTTGTCTCTACACatgtgtttctgttgagttttgCAGTTTAGCAGCCATGGCCTACGACAGATATGTCTGTATCTGTCATCCTTTACACTACAATGTCATTATGAGCACAGGGAGAGTAGGTGTGATCATTCTGATCTTATGGATGTATTCATTTGTTAACTTtatgttctcattttcattagtcaTCAAATTGACATTTTGTGGAAATGTCATTGACAAAGTGTTTTGTGATCACCACTTAATAATTAAACTTGCATGTTCAGTTTCAATACTTCATGGCATATCTGACCTGCTTTTTGCCTTAATGACTATTGTTATCCCATTTAATCTCATTTTAGTCTCTTACATTAagattttgtctgtttgtctgaatacatctaaagaaaacaagcaaaaagCTGTCACCACGTGCACACCCCAGATTGTCTCACTGTCAAACTTGTTTGTCGGCTGCATTTTTGACTTTGTGGATTCCAGGTATGATGTGGGCCATGTACCAGATAAAGTGCGCATTATTTTATCTGTATATCTCCTCATCTGCCAACCAATGATCACCCCCTTTATGTATGGACTTAAACTAACAAAAGTCAGGCAATCTTGTAAAAGATTTCTGTTtgatagaaaataa